Proteins encoded within one genomic window of Actinoplanes octamycinicus:
- a CDS encoding ATP-binding protein → MVLRRFRLPRHPLLLEAAVFIGRRTELSLLTKRIDHITRAGTGLAVAIRGRRQVGKSRLVQELCDRSGLPYLYFTAVKGASATESTTQFLAALTESDLPNDHGLLPGTPPAGGWGDMLRLLAGTLPDRPSIVVLDEVPWLTEQDDTFDGQLQVVWDRLLSRRPVLLLLLGSDLHMMQRLTAYDRPFYGRADNLVLGPLHLAETAAATGLAGSDAIDAHLITGGLPGILMRWPSGTPADDYLRDECADPASPLFAVPEQSLASEFPNPDVARRVLEAVGGDARTFANIAGAAGSRDGAVSSGTLSPLLRQLTDDKQILTADQPLSTSSGKPALYRVADSNLRLYLAILRDVHNLTRRGRPEAGNTLLRNRWTSWRGKAVEPLVRASLEQAAASGALPWPEAHAVGGWWNRQFNPEIDLVGADRGPVASQIHFCGSLKWLGTPFDARDLYELQEGARRVPGYDPAHTGLIVVTRSGATLPTGVVQTIWGPDDVVAAWQA, encoded by the coding sequence TTGGTTCTACGTAGATTCCGTCTACCTAGACATCCTCTACTGCTGGAGGCGGCCGTGTTCATCGGGCGGCGGACCGAACTGTCTCTGCTGACAAAACGGATCGACCACATCACCCGGGCCGGGACGGGGCTTGCGGTCGCCATCCGTGGCCGCCGCCAGGTCGGCAAGTCGCGCCTGGTGCAGGAACTCTGTGACCGCTCAGGGCTGCCCTACCTGTACTTCACCGCGGTCAAAGGCGCTTCGGCCACCGAGTCGACCACTCAGTTCCTCGCGGCTCTGACCGAGTCGGATCTGCCGAACGACCACGGCTTGCTCCCCGGCACGCCACCGGCCGGCGGCTGGGGCGACATGCTGCGCCTCCTCGCGGGGACGCTGCCGGACCGGCCGAGCATCGTCGTGCTCGACGAGGTGCCGTGGCTCACCGAGCAGGACGACACCTTCGACGGACAGCTACAGGTCGTCTGGGACCGCCTGCTGTCCCGCCGCCCGGTCCTGCTGCTGCTCCTCGGCAGCGACCTGCACATGATGCAACGCCTCACCGCCTACGACCGGCCGTTCTACGGCCGCGCCGACAACCTCGTGTTGGGTCCGCTGCACCTGGCCGAAACCGCCGCCGCCACCGGGCTGGCCGGCTCCGACGCCATCGACGCCCACCTGATCACCGGTGGCCTGCCCGGCATCCTGATGCGCTGGCCATCCGGAACTCCGGCCGACGACTACCTCCGGGACGAATGCGCTGACCCGGCGTCGCCGCTGTTCGCCGTACCCGAACAGTCCCTCGCTTCGGAATTTCCGAACCCCGACGTGGCCCGGCGCGTCCTGGAGGCCGTCGGCGGTGACGCACGCACCTTCGCCAACATCGCCGGCGCTGCCGGCAGCCGCGACGGGGCCGTCAGCTCCGGCACCCTGTCCCCACTGCTGCGGCAACTCACCGATGACAAGCAGATCCTGACCGCGGACCAGCCACTCTCGACCAGCAGCGGCAAACCCGCCCTCTACCGGGTCGCCGACAGCAACCTGCGCCTCTACCTCGCCATCCTGCGTGACGTCCACAACCTCACGCGACGCGGGCGGCCCGAAGCCGGCAACACCCTGCTCCGCAACCGCTGGACCAGCTGGCGCGGCAAAGCCGTCGAACCACTGGTCCGCGCCTCGCTGGAGCAGGCCGCTGCCAGCGGCGCCCTGCCCTGGCCGGAGGCCCATGCTGTCGGTGGGTGGTGGAACCGGCAGTTCAACCCCGAGATCGACCTCGTCGGCGCCGACCGGGGGCCGGTCGCCTCACAGATCCACTTCTGCGGATCGCTGAAATGGCTCGGGACCCCGTTCGACGCCCGCGACCTGTACGAACTCCAAGAAGGTGCCCGGCGCGTCCCCGGCTACGACCCGGCGCACACCGGGCTGATCGTCGTCACCCGTTCCGGCGCCACCCTGCCCACCGGCGTCGTCCAGACCATCTGGGGCCCCGATGATGTCGTAGCGGCCTGGCAGGCCTGA